TCGGCGTCGACTGGCGCACACCCGTGGGCCGATTCGAGGAGGCGATGGCCACCATCCGCCTGCTCTGGGATTCCGACGGTGCGCCGGTCAGCCGCGAATCACCCTATTTCCCTTTGCACAACGCGGTTTTCGACATACCGCCCTACCGCGGGACCCGGCCGGAGGTATGGATCGCCGCGCACGGGCCGCGCATGCTCCGCATCGCGGGCCGCTACGCCGACGCCTGGTTGCCGGGCCTTTCCATTCAGCCGGAGGACTATTCGGCGGGCCTGGACCAGATCCGCACGGCGGCCTCGGACGCCGGACGCGATCCGATGGCCATCCTGCCCGCGGTGACCTTCACCATTCTCACCGCACCGACTCGGGACGCGGTGGACGAGCTGTGCGAGAGCGTCGTCGCGCGGACGCTCACCATCAACGCGTCCGCCAAGATGTGGGCCCGGCACGGCGTGGCGCATCCCCTGGGATCGACCTTCTCCGGTGCGCAGGATCTGCTGCCGCAGAAGCTCGACGAAGCGACCATGCTGTCCTACGCCGAGAAGGCGCCGAGCTCACTGGTGCGCGACCTGAACATGGTCGGCACACCGAGCGAGATCGTCGAACAGATCGCCGAATGGCGCGACCACGGTGTCCGCTACGCCGTCCTGTTGAACGTCAGCTACTTCCAGCACAGTCTGAGCAAGGGCATGGCGGCGAACGCGCTGCTGGTCCAGATCATGCGGCGGCTGCGCCGACTCTGAACGGATAACCCACGTGGCCGAATCACTGATCTCCGACATATCCGATACCGCGCGCTGGGTCGCCACCTACCGCGCGGCCGAATCCGCCCGGCCCGATGCGCTTTTCGATGATTTCCTCGCCGCCGAGCTCGCGGGCCGGCGCGGCGCGGCGATTGCCGCGGCCGCCAAACGCACGTTGCTCGGCGCGTGGTTCTTCGTGGCCCGCACGAAACTGATCGACGACATGATCGCGACATGCGTTGCGCGCGGATGTGATCGCGTCATCAATCTGGCGGCCGGGCTCGACACACGGCCCTACCGGCTCGATCTGCCGGCCGATCTGGAATGGCACGAGGCCGACCTGCCCGCGATGATCGACGAGAAGCAACAGCGTCTCGCGCTGCGCACGCCGCGCTGCCGGATCAGCAGGCACCGCGTCGATCTGGCCGACCCGCGGGCGCGCCGCGACTTCTTGGACGGTGCCGTCGAGCACGCGGACAAAACCGTGGTGATCACCGAGGGATTGCTGCTCTATCTTGCCGAAGCAGAGGTCCGATCGCTGTCCGCGGACCTGACGCGTCCCGAAATAGCCTGGTGGATAACGGATATCATTTCACCGGCGTTCGTCGCGCTGTCCAAACCCGCCCTGCGCGGCAAGATGAACAACCTTGTCGTCAAATTCGGCCCGGCCACGGGCGTCGGCTATTTCGAGCCGCTCGGCTGGACCGTCGAGGACTGCTCGTCCCATCTCGTCGCCGCGGATCGGTGGCATCGGCTACCGCCGCTGTTACGCCCGTTCGCGCGCCTCCCGCAGCCCGATCCACGACGGCCGGGCTGGTTGCCCACCTCCGCGGTCGCCCTGCTCGGCCGGCATCCGGACTGATCCTCGAATTTCCCTGTTCCAGTTGTGGAGGAAGCCAACTCATGTCTGTCAGCCGCACCAGACGCCTGCTCGCCGTCGTGTCCCAAAGCGCTGCCCTCGGCCCCTCGGCCGCCCGCGTACTCGCAGACCTCGCCGGGCCGCGGGACGTGGATATCGCCACGACGCCTGCTCCAGCCCCGGCGCAACCGGAATACGACCAGGTGCTGACCAGGGCCCGCCGTTTTCTCGACGCGGTCGCACCCGAAGACCCGCTCTCGCTCGTGCTCGCGGACTCGCTCGAAGCGCTTCCGGATGCG
This genomic stretch from Nocardia brasiliensis ATCC 700358 harbors:
- a CDS encoding class I SAM-dependent methyltransferase; protein product: MAESLISDISDTARWVATYRAAESARPDALFDDFLAAELAGRRGAAIAAAAKRTLLGAWFFVARTKLIDDMIATCVARGCDRVINLAAGLDTRPYRLDLPADLEWHEADLPAMIDEKQQRLALRTPRCRISRHRVDLADPRARRDFLDGAVEHADKTVVITEGLLLYLAEAEVRSLSADLTRPEIAWWITDIISPAFVALSKPALRGKMNNLVVKFGPATGVGYFEPLGWTVEDCSSHLVAADRWHRLPPLLRPFARLPQPDPRRPGWLPTSAVALLGRHPD
- a CDS encoding LLM class flavin-dependent oxidoreductase — protein: MKRFRTGLLDAGLHPRFTPDMLLRSSQMLAAAGGADSLWVPDHLISLQPQSVWTPKYVGAAHLVPRIHACYDPWLALGYLAAKNGLARKRLGIGVTDTGRRNPAVTAQAAATLHLLTGGRSILGIGPGERLNNEPFGVDWRTPVGRFEEAMATIRLLWDSDGAPVSRESPYFPLHNAVFDIPPYRGTRPEVWIAAHGPRMLRIAGRYADAWLPGLSIQPEDYSAGLDQIRTAASDAGRDPMAILPAVTFTILTAPTRDAVDELCESVVARTLTINASAKMWARHGVAHPLGSTFSGAQDLLPQKLDEATMLSYAEKAPSSLVRDLNMVGTPSEIVEQIAEWRDHGVRYAVLLNVSYFQHSLSKGMAANALLVQIMRRLRRL